In Dyella terrae, one DNA window encodes the following:
- a CDS encoding methylthioribulose 1-phosphate dehydratase has translation MSQTLPDSISPALFAERADAVADAARELALSGWTPATSSNFSMRVDADHAAITISGRDKGKLGRDDIMLIDMQGKAVGTSARPSAETELHTQIYRRWPEMNVVLHTHSRTQSVASRLFAKDGVIRLEGWELQKAIAGQTTHDAELLIPVFPNTQHMPELVAQVDAWIDAGKPLYAYLINGHGIYTWGRDMAETRRHLEALEFLLGCELDLKRLSA, from the coding sequence ATGAGCCAGACCCTTCCCGACAGCATCTCGCCCGCCCTGTTTGCCGAGCGCGCCGACGCCGTGGCCGATGCCGCGCGCGAGCTGGCCCTGTCCGGCTGGACGCCAGCCACGAGCAGCAACTTTTCCATGCGCGTCGACGCCGACCATGCCGCGATCACCATCTCAGGTCGCGACAAGGGCAAGCTCGGCCGCGACGACATCATGCTGATCGACATGCAGGGCAAGGCCGTCGGCACCAGCGCGCGCCCCAGCGCGGAAACGGAGCTACACACCCAGATTTATCGCCGCTGGCCCGAGATGAATGTCGTCCTGCACACGCACTCGCGCACGCAGAGCGTCGCCTCGCGCCTCTTCGCAAAGGACGGCGTGATCCGCCTTGAAGGCTGGGAGCTGCAAAAGGCCATCGCCGGCCAGACCACGCATGACGCCGAACTGCTGATCCCCGTCTTCCCCAATACCCAGCACATGCCAGAACTGGTCGCCCAGGTCGACGCCTGGATCGACGCCGGCAAGCCGCTGTATGCCTATCTGATCAATGGCCACGGCATCTACACCTGGGGCCGGGATATGGCCGAAACGCGCCGCCACCTGGAAGCCCTGGAGTTCCTGCTGGGCTGCGAACTCGATCTCAAGAGGTTGTCCGCATGA
- a CDS encoding high-potential iron-sulfur protein: MSHDKDLESRRRFLKAAAGTAAAAVVIGGLPRFARAADLPHVAESDPTAKALGYVEDASKSKDAKRKPGDDCANCQFYTGGPSGYGPCQLFPGKSVNAKGWCVSHQPKKA; this comes from the coding sequence ATGTCGCACGACAAAGATCTCGAATCTCGCCGCCGCTTTCTCAAGGCCGCCGCGGGTACCGCTGCCGCAGCTGTGGTGATCGGTGGCTTGCCGCGCTTCGCGCGCGCCGCTGACCTGCCTCATGTGGCTGAGAGCGATCCCACCGCCAAGGCATTGGGTTACGTCGAAGACGCAAGCAAGAGCAAGGACGCGAAGCGCAAGCCGGGCGACGACTGCGCCAATTGCCAGTTCTATACCGGCGGCCCGTCGGGCTATGGTCCGTGCCAGCTGTTCCCGGGCAAATCCGTCAACGCGAAGGGCTGGTGCGTATCGCACCAACCGAAGAAAGCCTGA
- a CDS encoding amino acid permease, with the protein MLKQLLARKTDFSDADDSHGGPTLRRTLGPWGVTALGIGAVIGTGIFVVTGQAAAEHAGPAVLISFILAAICSGFTALCYAEFATLIPISGSSYSYAYATLGEMVAWFIGWNMVLEYGISASAVAASWTGYFTSLLDHVGIHLPIALTEAPLAFRDGTLVTTGHIMNLPAVAIVLALTWLCYVGIRESSGLNVLMVMLKVGLIVIVVVAGYRYIDPANWHPFIPEEQGPGKYGWSGIMRGAAMVFFAYIGFEATSTAAQECKNPQKDLPFGTLVSLVICTILYLAMAAVLTGLISYTQLGTSEPVVTAIRNHPELGWLRLIVEIGAMIGLSSVILVMIIAQPRIFMVMSRDGLMPPVFNRIHPKYRTPHINTLITGAGIAILAAVFPLDLLADLTSMGTLIAFVAVCAGVLILRYTSPDLPRMFRVPAAWFVCPAGIFSCLALLSTMAWFNWTLMIIWTVIGLMIYFGYGLRHSRLRQRG; encoded by the coding sequence ATGCTCAAGCAGCTTCTCGCCCGCAAGACTGATTTCTCCGACGCCGACGACAGTCACGGCGGCCCCACGCTCCGCCGTACGCTCGGCCCCTGGGGTGTCACCGCACTGGGTATCGGCGCCGTCATCGGCACCGGTATCTTCGTCGTCACCGGCCAGGCGGCCGCCGAGCACGCCGGTCCGGCCGTGCTGATTTCCTTCATCCTTGCGGCGATCTGCAGCGGCTTCACCGCGTTGTGCTACGCCGAATTCGCCACGCTCATCCCGATCTCGGGCAGCTCGTACTCATATGCCTATGCGACGCTGGGCGAGATGGTGGCCTGGTTCATCGGCTGGAACATGGTGCTGGAGTACGGCATTTCCGCGTCGGCCGTGGCAGCCAGCTGGACGGGCTACTTCACCAGCCTGCTGGACCATGTCGGCATCCATCTGCCGATTGCGCTTACGGAAGCACCGCTCGCTTTCCGCGACGGCACCCTGGTAACGACCGGGCACATCATGAACCTGCCTGCCGTCGCCATCGTGCTCGCCCTGACGTGGCTTTGCTACGTGGGCATTCGCGAGTCGTCGGGCCTTAACGTGCTGATGGTGATGCTCAAGGTCGGCCTGATCGTCATCGTCGTCGTTGCCGGCTATCGCTACATCGACCCGGCCAACTGGCACCCCTTCATTCCCGAAGAACAGGGACCGGGCAAATACGGATGGTCAGGCATCATGCGTGGCGCTGCGATGGTGTTCTTCGCCTACATTGGCTTCGAAGCGACATCCACGGCCGCGCAGGAGTGCAAGAATCCCCAGAAGGATCTGCCCTTCGGCACCCTCGTGTCGCTGGTGATATGCACCATCCTTTATCTGGCGATGGCCGCGGTGCTTACCGGCCTGATCTCCTACACCCAACTGGGCACCAGCGAGCCGGTCGTGACGGCGATTCGCAATCATCCTGAGCTGGGCTGGCTGCGACTGATCGTCGAGATCGGCGCGATGATCGGCCTGTCCTCGGTAATCCTGGTGATGATCATCGCCCAGCCGCGCATCTTCATGGTGATGTCGCGCGATGGCCTGATGCCGCCGGTCTTCAACCGCATCCATCCCAAGTACCGCACGCCGCACATCAATACCCTGATCACCGGTGCCGGCATCGCCATTCTTGCCGCGGTATTCCCGCTCGACCTGCTCGCCGACCTGACGTCGATGGGTACGCTGATCGCCTTCGTGGCCGTCTGCGCGGGCGTGCTGATCCTTCGCTACACCTCGCCAGACCTGCCGCGCATGTTCCGCGTACCGGCCGCGTGGTTCGTCTGCCCTGCCGGCATCTTCAGCTGCCTGGCCCTGCTCAGCACCATGGCCTGGTTCAACTGGACCCTGATGATCATCTGGACCGTCATCGGCCTGATGATTTATTTCGGCTACGGCCTGCGTCATAGCCGCCTGAGACAGCGCGGATAA
- a CDS encoding amino acid permease, which translates to MLKNLFATTTVSSGGANELPDGGAHGEVTLKRALTARHLVMLGIGAIIGAGIFVITGQAAAQHAGPAITLSFIFAGIACALAALCYAEFAAMLPVSGSAYSYSYATLGEYVAWFVGWSLVLEYLFTVATVAAGWSGYFNKLLSIISEWVGRDVTLPQVLSAAPFTVVEGHVQATGMFINLPAVAIIAAITGLCYVGITQSAFVNSIIVAIKVTVILLFIAFAAKYVNPDNWHPFIPASEGPSKYGWSGVGRAAAIVFFSYIGFDAVSTAAAEAKNPQRDMPIGILGSLVLCTILYIIVAGILTGIADFRLLGTPEPVATALDNYPSLHWLQVVVVIGAVTGLSSVILVMLMGQPRIFYSMARDGLIPAYFGRIHKKFRTPHVGTVVVGVLAAALGGMFNIGVLGEMVAMGTLLAFATVCVGVLVLRYSRPDLPRAFRVPVPWLVCPLGALACLALFLQSFVEHWRWMLAWIAIGQIIYFGYGYSHSKLRKPAA; encoded by the coding sequence ATGCTGAAGAACTTGTTTGCGACGACCACGGTGTCGTCGGGAGGAGCGAACGAGCTCCCCGACGGCGGCGCCCACGGCGAAGTGACGCTCAAGCGCGCGCTCACCGCCCGCCACCTGGTCATGCTTGGCATCGGCGCCATTATCGGTGCCGGTATCTTTGTGATTACCGGCCAGGCCGCCGCCCAACATGCCGGCCCTGCCATCACGCTGAGCTTCATCTTCGCCGGCATTGCCTGCGCCCTTGCCGCACTGTGCTACGCCGAATTCGCGGCCATGCTCCCGGTGTCGGGCAGCGCCTACTCTTACTCCTACGCCACGCTGGGCGAATATGTCGCCTGGTTCGTCGGCTGGAGCCTCGTACTGGAGTACCTGTTTACCGTCGCCACGGTGGCGGCCGGCTGGTCCGGATACTTCAACAAGCTTCTCTCCATCATCAGCGAATGGGTTGGCCGTGACGTGACCTTGCCGCAGGTGCTTTCCGCAGCGCCGTTCACCGTGGTCGAAGGCCATGTGCAGGCCACTGGCATGTTCATCAACCTGCCTGCGGTGGCGATCATCGCCGCCATCACTGGCCTGTGCTATGTGGGCATCACGCAGTCGGCGTTCGTGAACTCGATCATCGTGGCGATCAAGGTCACGGTCATTCTCCTGTTCATCGCCTTCGCCGCGAAGTACGTGAACCCGGACAACTGGCATCCCTTCATCCCCGCCAGCGAAGGCCCGTCGAAGTACGGCTGGAGCGGCGTGGGACGTGCGGCCGCGATCGTGTTCTTCTCGTACATCGGCTTCGATGCGGTCTCCACCGCAGCGGCCGAAGCGAAGAATCCGCAGCGCGACATGCCGATCGGCATCCTCGGCTCGCTGGTGCTCTGCACGATCCTCTACATCATCGTGGCCGGCATCCTTACCGGCATTGCCGACTTCCGCCTGCTGGGCACGCCGGAGCCGGTGGCTACCGCGCTGGACAACTACCCGTCGCTGCACTGGTTGCAGGTGGTGGTGGTGATCGGTGCGGTGACCGGCCTGAGCTCGGTGATCCTGGTGATGCTGATGGGCCAGCCGCGCATCTTCTATTCGATGGCGCGTGACGGTCTGATCCCGGCCTATTTCGGCCGCATCCACAAGAAGTTCCGCACCCCGCACGTGGGCACCGTCGTCGTCGGCGTGCTGGCCGCGGCACTGGGTGGCATGTTCAACATCGGCGTCCTGGGCGAAATGGTCGCCATGGGTACGCTGCTGGCCTTCGCCACGGTGTGCGTCGGCGTGCTTGTCCTGCGCTACAGCCGCCCCGACCTGCCGCGCGCGTTCCGCGTGCCGGTGCCGTGGCTGGTCTGCCCGCTGGGCGCCCTCGCCTGCCTCGCCCTGTTCCTGCAGTCCTTCGTCGAACATTGGCGCTGGATGCTGGCCTGGATCGCCATCGGCCAGATCATCTACTTCGGCTACGGCTACTCGCACAGCAAGCTACGCAAACCCGCCGCATAA
- a CDS encoding NUDIX hydrolase: MQDTFESLMGHFRRYAARHPEEAGVADQFMAFLASAPSVFERSHRVGHFTASAWLVSGDGERLLLTHHRKLNRWLQLGGHADGSPDLAEVALREAEEESGLTDLCVEDELFDIDRHWIPERGSEPGHWHYDVRYVVRATGTEAFVVSEESLALEWRPIPVLIDEPGTDESLRRMADKWLARAIA, translated from the coding sequence ATGCAAGACACTTTTGAATCCTTGATGGGTCATTTTCGGCGGTACGCAGCTCGTCATCCGGAGGAGGCCGGGGTCGCGGACCAGTTCATGGCGTTCCTGGCGTCGGCACCTTCCGTGTTCGAGCGCAGCCACCGGGTCGGTCACTTCACGGCGTCGGCCTGGCTGGTCAGTGGGGATGGCGAGCGATTGCTGCTCACCCATCACCGCAAGCTCAACCGCTGGCTGCAGCTTGGCGGTCACGCCGATGGCAGCCCAGACCTTGCCGAAGTCGCGTTGCGAGAGGCCGAGGAAGAATCCGGGCTGACGGATCTCTGCGTCGAAGACGAGCTTTTCGACATTGATCGCCACTGGATCCCCGAGCGTGGAAGCGAGCCGGGTCACTGGCACTACGACGTGCGATACGTGGTGCGCGCGACGGGCACGGAGGCTTTTGTGGTGAGCGAAGAGTCCCTGGCGCTCGAATGGCGCCCGATCCCGGTGCTGATTGACGAGCCAGGTACGGACGAGTCGCTCAGGCGCATGGCCGACAAATGGCTGGCGCGAGCCATCGCCTGA
- a CDS encoding 3-hydroxyanthranilate 3,4-dioxygenase: protein MSLLPPLDLQAWIDEHRHLLKPPVGNKCIVDGDFIVMIVGGPNARTDYHYDEGPEFFYQLEGEMVLKVQDDGVQRDIPIRAGEMFYLPARVPHSPQRMPESIGLVIERRRLSHEQDGLMWFCERCNHKLFETYFPLQSIEQDFPPVFDRFYRSIEARTCAQCGEIHPAPARYLQD from the coding sequence ATGTCCTTGCTGCCCCCGCTCGACCTCCAAGCCTGGATCGACGAACACCGGCACCTGCTCAAGCCGCCGGTCGGCAACAAGTGCATCGTCGACGGCGACTTCATCGTGATGATCGTCGGCGGGCCGAACGCACGCACCGATTACCATTACGACGAAGGCCCGGAGTTCTTCTACCAGCTCGAAGGCGAGATGGTGCTGAAGGTTCAGGACGACGGCGTGCAGCGCGACATCCCCATCCGGGCGGGCGAGATGTTCTACCTGCCCGCCCGCGTGCCGCACTCGCCGCAACGCATGCCCGAGTCGATCGGCCTGGTGATCGAACGTCGCCGGCTGTCGCATGAGCAGGATGGCCTGATGTGGTTCTGCGAACGTTGCAACCACAAGCTTTTCGAAACCTATTTCCCGCTACAGAGCATCGAGCAGGATTTTCCGCCGGTGTTCGATCGTTTCTATCGCTCGATCGAAGCGCGCACCTGCGCGCAGTGCGGCGAGATTCACCCTGCCCCGGCGCGCTATCTGCAAGACTGA
- the parE gene encoding DNA topoisomerase IV subunit B: MSSRYNAADIEVLSGLDPVKRRPGMYTDTSRPNHLAQEVIDNSVDEALAGHASAIDVVVHSDGSVEVSDDGRGMPVDIHPEEGIPGVELILTRLHAGGKFSGKNYNFSGGLHGVGVSVVNALSSRVEVTIRRDGNEYRMAFEHGDRVSELEIIGSVPKKKTGTTVRFWPEAKYFDSPKILLSKLKHLLRAKAVLCAGLNVKLTDEATGEVSEWHYEDGLRDYLRGELEGAEALPQDLYVHHVARDTEGLDVALAWLPEGELVQESYVNLIPTAQGGTHVNGLRSGLTNAIREFCDIRNLLPRGVKLAPEDVWERLAFVLSAKLQDPQFAGQTKERLSSRNAAALVENVVHDAFSLWLNQNVELGERIAQLAIERASARLKASKQVVRKKITQGPALPGKLADCTATDLSRTELFLVEGDSAGGSAKQARDKEFQAILPLRGKILNTWEVESTSVLASEEVHNLAVAIGCDPGKDDLSSLRYGKVVILADADSDGLHIATLLSALFLRHFPALVREGHVFVAMPPLFRVDVGKQVFYCLDENEKTAMLQRIEREKMKGQVSVTRFKGLGEMNPGQLRESTIHPDTRRLVQLTVDDGEGTTKLMDMLLAKKRSGDRKSWLEEKGDLATLEV; encoded by the coding sequence ATGAGCAGTCGTTACAACGCCGCCGACATTGAAGTCCTCTCGGGTCTTGACCCCGTCAAACGCCGCCCGGGCATGTACACCGACACCTCGCGCCCGAACCATCTGGCGCAGGAAGTCATCGACAACTCGGTGGACGAAGCGCTCGCCGGCCATGCCAGCGCCATTGATGTGGTGGTGCACAGCGACGGCTCGGTGGAGGTCTCCGACGATGGCCGCGGCATGCCGGTGGATATCCATCCGGAAGAAGGGATTCCGGGCGTCGAGCTGATCCTCACGCGCCTGCATGCGGGCGGCAAGTTCTCGGGCAAGAACTACAACTTCTCCGGCGGCCTGCACGGCGTGGGCGTGTCGGTGGTGAACGCGCTGTCGAGCCGCGTGGAAGTGACCATCCGCCGCGATGGCAACGAATACCGCATGGCATTCGAGCACGGCGATCGCGTCAGCGAGCTGGAAATCATCGGCAGCGTGCCGAAGAAAAAGACCGGCACCACGGTGCGCTTCTGGCCGGAAGCGAAGTACTTCGATTCGCCGAAAATCCTGCTATCGAAGCTCAAGCACCTCCTGCGCGCCAAGGCCGTGCTCTGCGCTGGCCTCAACGTGAAGCTTACCGACGAAGCGACCGGCGAAGTCTCCGAGTGGCATTACGAAGATGGCCTGCGCGATTACCTGCGCGGCGAACTTGAAGGCGCCGAAGCGCTGCCGCAGGATCTCTATGTGCACCATGTGGCCCGCGACACCGAAGGGCTGGACGTTGCGCTCGCCTGGCTGCCCGAGGGCGAGCTGGTCCAGGAAAGCTACGTCAACCTGATCCCCACCGCGCAGGGCGGAACGCACGTCAACGGCCTGCGCAGCGGCCTGACCAATGCCATCCGCGAGTTCTGCGACATCCGCAACCTGTTGCCGCGCGGCGTGAAGCTCGCCCCGGAAGACGTGTGGGAGCGCCTCGCCTTCGTGCTGTCGGCGAAGCTCCAGGACCCGCAATTCGCCGGCCAGACCAAGGAGCGCCTGTCGTCGCGCAACGCCGCCGCCCTGGTCGAAAACGTCGTGCACGACGCTTTCAGCTTGTGGCTCAACCAGAACGTCGAACTGGGCGAGCGTATTGCACAGCTGGCGATCGAGCGTGCGAGCGCACGCTTGAAAGCGTCCAAGCAGGTGGTCCGCAAAAAGATTACGCAAGGTCCCGCCCTGCCCGGCAAGCTCGCCGACTGCACGGCCACCGACCTGAGCCGCACCGAGCTGTTCCTGGTGGAGGGTGACTCGGCCGGCGGCAGCGCCAAGCAGGCGCGTGACAAGGAATTCCAGGCAATCCTTCCGCTGCGCGGCAAGATCCTCAACACCTGGGAAGTGGAGTCGACCTCGGTGCTCGCATCGGAGGAAGTCCATAACCTCGCCGTAGCCATCGGCTGCGACCCGGGCAAGGACGATCTCTCCAGCTTGCGCTACGGCAAGGTGGTCATCCTCGCCGACGCCGATTCGGATGGCCTGCATATCGCCACCTTGCTGAGCGCCCTGTTCTTGCGCCACTTCCCCGCACTGGTCCGCGAGGGCCACGTGTTCGTCGCCATGCCGCCGCTGTTCCGCGTCGACGTAGGCAAGCAGGTCTTCTATTGCCTGGATGAAAACGAAAAGACCGCGATGCTCCAGCGCATCGAGCGCGAAAAGATGAAGGGCCAGGTCAGCGTGACCCGCTTCAAGGGTCTGGGCGAAATGAATCCGGGTCAGTTGCGCGAATCCACTATCCATCCCGATACCCGCCGCCTGGTGCAGCTGACCGTCGACGATGGCGAAGGCACCACGAAGCTCATGGACATGCTGCTGGCCAAGAAGCGCTCCGGCGACCGCAAGTCCTGGCTCGAAGAAAAGGGCGACCTGGCTACGCTGGAAGTCTGA
- a CDS encoding aminopeptidase P family protein — MSTPIPSRIAALRQAMRQHHVAACLVPSADPHLSEYLPAHWQARAWLSGFTGSAGTLVVTADHAGVWTDSRYFAQAEQELAGTGVELMRQRTPHAPEHLAWLEDHLGEDAVLAVAGDSLAVSTRRTIARRFDATGARLRTDLDLPAMVWTDRPDLPTQPIVEHALRYAAETRADKLGRIRNAMRKAGATHHLISSLDDIAWITNLRGSDVECNPVFLAHLLIRLDGSGTLFVGRSKLTDATVAALAADGVHLADYSTITDALGELTPDDRLLVDSMRIVSAIGDSVPTPVTWIEGANPSTLMKARKGPVELDHIREVMRRDGAALVRAFRRLEERVTAGMPQTELDVDALLHEERSAQPDFVGESFSTIAGYQANGALPHYRATPEHHSALKAQGLLLVDSGGQYLGGTTDVTRVLALGETTAEQRRDSTLVMKGLIALSRARFPRNASGPQLDALARAPLWASGMDYGHGTGHGVGFFLNVHEGPHSIRPPISGGTLVTLDPGMITSIEPGLYKPGRHGIRHENLAVIVDADKTEFGEFQAFETLTLCPFDRRTLEPSLLNPEERAWLDDYHAMVRAALAPLLEDADAAWLERHCAPI, encoded by the coding sequence ATGAGCACCCCCATCCCCTCCCGAATTGCCGCCCTGCGCCAGGCCATGCGCCAGCACCACGTGGCCGCCTGCCTCGTTCCCAGTGCCGACCCCCACCTTTCGGAGTACTTGCCCGCGCATTGGCAGGCCCGGGCATGGCTGTCGGGTTTCACCGGCTCGGCCGGCACATTAGTGGTGACCGCCGACCACGCGGGCGTGTGGACCGACTCGCGGTACTTCGCCCAGGCGGAGCAGGAACTGGCCGGGACGGGCGTGGAACTGATGCGCCAGCGCACTCCGCATGCGCCGGAGCACCTGGCATGGCTTGAAGATCACCTCGGAGAGGACGCCGTGCTGGCCGTGGCTGGCGACAGCCTGGCGGTGTCCACCCGGCGCACCATCGCCCGTCGCTTCGACGCAACCGGGGCCCGCCTGCGGACGGACCTGGACCTCCCGGCAATGGTGTGGACCGATCGCCCGGACCTGCCCACACAGCCGATCGTCGAACACGCCCTGCGCTACGCCGCGGAAACCCGCGCCGACAAGCTTGGCCGGATTCGCAACGCCATGCGCAAGGCCGGCGCCACCCATCACCTGATCTCAAGCCTCGACGACATCGCGTGGATCACGAACCTGCGCGGCAGCGACGTCGAGTGCAATCCGGTCTTTCTCGCCCACCTGCTCATCCGCCTCGACGGGTCGGGCACGCTGTTCGTCGGTCGATCCAAGCTGACCGACGCTACGGTTGCCGCCCTGGCCGCCGACGGCGTGCATCTGGCCGACTACTCAACCATTACTGACGCGCTGGGCGAACTGACGCCCGACGACCGCCTGCTGGTGGACAGCATGCGCATCGTCAGCGCCATCGGCGACAGCGTGCCGACCCCCGTCACCTGGATCGAAGGCGCCAACCCGTCCACGCTGATGAAGGCCCGCAAGGGCCCGGTCGAGCTGGATCACATTCGCGAGGTCATGCGCCGGGACGGTGCGGCGCTGGTGCGTGCATTCCGCCGTCTCGAGGAACGGGTTACCGCCGGCATGCCGCAGACGGAACTGGATGTTGACGCGCTGCTGCACGAGGAACGCTCTGCCCAGCCGGATTTCGTCGGCGAGAGTTTTTCCACCATCGCCGGCTACCAGGCTAACGGCGCGCTGCCCCACTATCGCGCCACGCCGGAACATCACAGCGCACTCAAGGCACAGGGCCTGCTGCTGGTCGACTCCGGCGGCCAGTACCTGGGGGGCACCACGGATGTCACCCGCGTCCTTGCCCTCGGTGAGACGACGGCTGAGCAGCGACGCGACTCGACGCTCGTCATGAAGGGCCTGATCGCCCTGTCGCGCGCCCGGTTCCCTCGCAACGCCAGCGGCCCCCAACTGGACGCCCTCGCCCGCGCTCCGCTGTGGGCCAGCGGCATGGACTACGGCCATGGCACCGGTCACGGCGTCGGCTTCTTCCTCAATGTGCACGAAGGGCCGCACAGCATCCGGCCGCCCATTTCCGGCGGCACGCTCGTCACCCTCGACCCCGGGATGATCACCTCGATCGAGCCGGGGCTTTACAAACCCGGCCGCCACGGCATCCGCCACGAAAATCTCGCCGTCATCGTCGACGCCGACAAGACCGAATTTGGCGAATTCCAGGCCTTTGAGACGCTGACCCTGTGTCCTTTCGACCGTCGTACCCTCGAACCGAGCCTGCTCAACCCCGAGGAACGTGCCTGGCTGGATGACTATCACGCCATGGTGCGGGCGGCGCTCGCCCCTCTGCTCGAAGATGCCGACGCGGCCTGGCTGGAACGGCATTGCGCGCCGATTTAG
- a CDS encoding CTP synthase, whose product MTPLIFVTGGVVSSLGKGIAAASLASILEARGLSVTMMKLDPYINVDPGTMSPFQHGEVYVTDDGAETDLDLGHYERFVHTRLTGKNSITTGKIYESVIRKERRGDYLGATVQVIPHITDEIKHCIHEATRGFDVALVEIGGTVGDIESLPFLEAIRQLRIEHGPEKCLFMHLTLVPYIKAAGEIKTKPTQHSVKELRSIGIQPDILLCRCEQPLPDGERRKIALFTNVPENAVISAADVDIIYKQPLWLHKQGLDDIVVKRMGLDAGPADLSAWQRTVDAVENPKDEVNVAIVGKYVEHKDAYKSLGEALRHGGIKQLTRVNLKWIDSEQVEAEGAAKVLGGVDAVLVPGGFGKRGFEGKVMAAKYAREHGVPYFGICYGMHAAVVDFARHVAGLTDADSSENDRNTANPVIALITEWTTATGETEQRTERSDLGGTMRLGAQECRLKAGTLARDMYGQDVVRERHRHRYEFNNRYRQSFEDLGMVISGKSMDDLLVEIVEYSQQKHPWFLACQAHPEFTSTPRDGHPLFIGFVRAAREFKTVREGERLAKESVA is encoded by the coding sequence ATGACCCCCCTGATTTTCGTCACCGGCGGTGTGGTGTCCTCTCTCGGAAAGGGCATCGCCGCGGCGTCGCTGGCTTCCATTCTGGAAGCGCGTGGCCTCTCGGTCACCATGATGAAGCTCGACCCGTACATCAACGTGGACCCGGGCACGATGAGTCCTTTCCAGCACGGCGAGGTCTACGTGACCGACGACGGCGCGGAGACCGACCTGGACCTGGGCCACTACGAGCGCTTCGTCCACACCCGCCTGACCGGCAAGAACTCCATCACCACCGGCAAGATCTACGAATCGGTCATCCGCAAGGAGCGCCGTGGTGACTACCTCGGTGCGACCGTGCAGGTCATCCCGCACATCACCGACGAGATCAAGCACTGCATCCACGAGGCCACCCGTGGCTTTGACGTGGCGCTGGTCGAAATCGGCGGCACGGTGGGCGACATCGAATCGCTGCCGTTCCTGGAGGCCATCCGCCAGCTGCGCATAGAGCATGGCCCGGAGAAGTGCCTGTTCATGCACCTCACCCTGGTGCCGTACATCAAGGCTGCCGGCGAGATCAAAACCAAACCGACGCAGCATTCGGTCAAGGAGCTGCGCTCGATCGGTATTCAGCCGGACATCCTGCTGTGCCGTTGCGAGCAGCCGCTGCCCGATGGCGAGCGTCGCAAGATCGCCCTGTTCACCAACGTGCCCGAGAACGCCGTCATCAGCGCGGCCGACGTGGACATCATCTACAAGCAGCCCCTGTGGCTGCACAAGCAGGGCCTCGATGACATCGTGGTCAAGCGCATGGGTCTCGACGCCGGCCCGGCCGACCTGTCGGCCTGGCAGCGCACGGTCGATGCCGTGGAAAACCCGAAGGACGAGGTCAACGTCGCCATCGTCGGCAAGTACGTCGAACACAAGGACGCGTACAAGTCCCTGGGCGAGGCGCTGCGTCATGGCGGCATCAAGCAGCTGACCCGCGTCAACCTCAAGTGGATCGACTCCGAGCAGGTGGAAGCCGAAGGCGCCGCCAAGGTGCTGGGCGGCGTCGACGCCGTGCTGGTGCCGGGTGGCTTCGGCAAGCGCGGCTTCGAAGGCAAGGTCATGGCGGCCAAGTACGCCCGTGAGCATGGCGTGCCGTATTTCGGCATCTGCTATGGCATGCACGCTGCCGTCGTCGATTTCGCCCGCCACGTTGCGGGGCTGACCGACGCCGATTCCAGCGAGAATGATCGCAATACCGCCAATCCCGTGATCGCGCTCATCACCGAGTGGACCACGGCGACGGGTGAAACCGAGCAGCGCACCGAGCGCTCGGACCTGGGCGGCACCATGCGCCTGGGCGCGCAGGAATGCCGTCTCAAGGCCGGCACGCTGGCGCGCGACATGTACGGTCAGGACGTGGTGCGCGAGCGCCATCGCCATCGTTACGAGTTCAACAACCGCTATCGCCAGTCCTTCGAGGACCTCGGCATGGTGATCTCGGGCAAGTCGATGGACGACCTGCTGGTCGAAATCGTCGAGTACTCGCAGCAGAAGCATCCGTGGTTCCTGGCCTGCCAGGCGCATCCGGAATTCACCTCGACCCCGCGTGACGGCCATCCGCTGTTCATTGGCTTCGTGCGCGCCGCGCGCGAGTTCAAGACGGTGCGCGAGGGCGAGCGCCTGGCCAAGGAGTCGGTGGCATGA